Proteins encoded within one genomic window of Kibdelosporangium phytohabitans:
- a CDS encoding sensor domain-containing diguanylate cyclase, with the protein MPRPGLDHNEQDKAGEILREDREIYLLLGTDQLKEAAIRFDKSLEAIPADMDTWSRAAVLTGRAVIAWRLGRIPLALELAAEGWADIDSEPPSGARAANAMGQLGYLLNSIGHLRAAEPMLRAALDTARAGGDVVELGVALQRLGGGLTLWAMNLPPAEAMPMFAEGRALLAEGLALDKTSAQTDRTLLGAYSSALVGCGEFEAGEKAALETLEVGRATGDRWCIAVGNWVLSIVRRLQGNLVEARTYASNALRNIEMINDVPLVQRFSADLADICAQLNDFAGEATALRRNVRARTTAMSIMQEGLGLALEQRRFAIQAQRLATVAQEAAVRDPLTGLTNRLGLERSAPDVLANAAATGTTPWLIVIDVDWFKEINDDAGHAVGDSALREIAELLRGECRTGDLVARWAGDEFIVLLVGEGQLGLAVAERIRAAVDRHDWRSRLGPARRPTVSVGVASGRGSLEHLFAAADTALYLAKRNGRNRVEWPDLDQAMSPPR; encoded by the coding sequence TGCCGAGGCCGGGTTTGGACCACAACGAGCAGGACAAGGCTGGCGAAATCCTCCGGGAAGACCGGGAGATCTACCTTTTGCTGGGCACTGACCAGCTCAAAGAGGCCGCCATCCGGTTCGACAAGTCGCTCGAGGCCATCCCGGCGGACATGGACACGTGGTCACGGGCGGCGGTCCTGACAGGCCGCGCGGTCATCGCGTGGCGCCTCGGCCGGATTCCGCTCGCGCTCGAACTGGCCGCCGAAGGCTGGGCGGACATCGACAGCGAGCCGCCGTCCGGCGCACGCGCGGCCAACGCGATGGGCCAGCTCGGTTACCTGCTCAACAGCATCGGGCACCTGCGTGCCGCCGAGCCGATGCTGCGCGCCGCCCTGGACACCGCACGAGCCGGCGGTGACGTCGTCGAACTCGGTGTGGCGTTGCAGCGGCTCGGCGGAGGGCTGACCTTGTGGGCGATGAACCTGCCGCCCGCGGAGGCGATGCCCATGTTCGCCGAAGGGCGGGCGCTGCTGGCCGAAGGCCTGGCGCTGGACAAAACATCCGCGCAGACCGACCGGACGCTGCTCGGTGCGTACAGCTCCGCCCTGGTGGGCTGCGGCGAGTTCGAAGCAGGCGAGAAAGCCGCGCTCGAAACGCTCGAAGTGGGACGTGCGACGGGCGACCGCTGGTGTATCGCGGTCGGCAACTGGGTGCTGTCGATCGTGCGCCGCCTGCAGGGCAACCTCGTCGAAGCGCGGACGTACGCCAGCAACGCGCTGCGGAACATCGAAATGATCAACGACGTGCCGCTGGTGCAACGGTTCTCCGCCGACCTCGCGGACATCTGCGCGCAGCTCAACGACTTCGCGGGCGAGGCGACGGCGCTGCGGCGCAACGTCAGGGCCCGCACCACCGCGATGTCCATCATGCAGGAAGGCCTCGGCCTCGCGCTGGAACAGCGGCGGTTCGCCATCCAGGCGCAACGCCTCGCCACTGTGGCACAGGAAGCGGCTGTCCGCGATCCGCTGACCGGGCTGACCAACCGGCTCGGTCTGGAACGCAGCGCTCCCGACGTGCTCGCGAACGCGGCGGCGACCGGCACGACGCCGTGGCTGATCGTGATCGACGTCGACTGGTTCAAGGAGATCAACGATGACGCCGGGCACGCCGTCGGCGACAGCGCGCTGCGGGAGATCGCCGAGTTGCTGCGCGGCGAGTGCCGGACGGGCGACCTGGTGGCGCGGTGGGCCGGTGACGAGTTCATCGTGCTGCTCGTCGGCGAAGGACAGCTCGGACTGGCCGTGGCGGAGCGGATCAGGGCAGCCGTGGACAGGCACGACTGGCGCTCACGGCTCGGCCCGGCACGGCGCCCCACCGTGAGCGTCGGTGTGGCCAGTGGCCGCGGCAGCCTCGAACACCTCTTCGCCGCCGCGGACACAGCCCTCTACCTGGCCAAGCGAAACGGTCGCAACCGCGTCGAATGGCCGGACCTCGATCAGGCGATGAGCCCGCCGCGATAG